A single Venturia canescens isolate UGA chromosome 1, ASM1945775v1, whole genome shotgun sequence DNA region contains:
- the Mdh2 gene encoding malate dehydrogenase, mitochondrial: MLPRFVKPTIVVAQQGAKQLSTSAQRNAKVAVMGASGGIGQPLSMLLKNSPLVTELSLYDIVNTPGVAADLSHIDTPAKVKAFNGPDQLKDSLRGAQVVIIPAGVPRKPGMTRDDLFNTNASIVRDLAAAVAEVAPKAFVAIISNPVNSTVPIASEVMQKAGVYDPNRIFGVTTLDIVRSNAFIAEAKNLDPQKVSVPVIGGHSGITIIPLISQAKPSVTFPDDKLKALTERIQEAGTEVVKAKAGTGSATLSMAYAGARFGFSLIRALNGEQNVVECSYVRSNITDAKYFSTPVLLGKNGVEKNLGLGKLTAFEEKLLQAAIPELKKNIQKGEDFVNKK; this comes from the exons ATGCTGCCACGATTTGTGAAACCGACGATTGTCGTTGCTCAACAGGGCGCCAAACAATTGTCAACGAGCGCTCAG CGAAATGCCAAGGTTGCGGTTATGGGTGCAAGTGGTGGCATTGGCCAACCGCTTTCTATGCTCCTGAAAAATTCTCCCCTAGTGACCGAATTGTCTCTCTATGACATTGTCAACACTCCTGGTGTTGCAGCTGACTTGTCTCACATTGACACACCAGCCAAGGTCAAGGCCTTCAATGGACCTGATCAGCTGAAGGATTCTCTTCGAGGAGCTCAG GTTGTCATTATACCTGCTGGAGTCCCCCGCAAACCTGGCATGACCCGAGacgatttattcaatacaaATGCATCGATCGTGCGTGATCTTGCCGCAGCTGTTGCCGAAGTTGCTCCCAAAGCTTTTGTTGCTATTATTTCGAATCCTGTAAATAGTACTGTCCCCATCGCCAGCGAAGTAATGCAGAAAGCCGGAGTTTATGATCCAAACAGAATTTTTGGTGTCACAACCCTCGACATTGTGAGATCGAATGCTTTCATCGCCGAGGCTAAG aaCCTCGACCCCCAAAAGGTGTCTGTTCCCGTAATCGGTGGTCACAGTGGAATCACGATAATTCCGTTGATCTCACAAGCCAAACCAAGTGTAACGTTCCCAGACGACAAATTGAAGGCCCTTACCGAGAGAATTCAAGAAGCTGGAACTGAGGTCGTCAAAGCGAAAGCTGGAACCGGTTCGGCTACCCTCTCGATGGCTTATGCGGGTGCTCGTTTCGGTTTTTCGCTCATCAGAGCACTCAACGGCGAACAAAACGTCGTTGAGTGTTCTTACGTTAGATCGAACATCACTGATGCCAAATACTTCTCTACACCCGTTCTCCTCGGC AAAAACGGAGTCGAGAAAAATCTTGGTCTTGGCAAGCTCACCGCTTTCGAGGAGAAATTGCTGCAGGCTGCAATTCCGGAGCTGAAGAAAAACATCCAGAAGGGCGAAGACTTTGTGAATAAGAAGTGA